GCAGGTCAACCAGCAGATGCCCCGCACCCTGGGGGACACCCGGATGCACATCTCCCGCATGCACCACATCGTGCCCCTGGACACCCCGATCAGCGAGCACGCCATGGGCGCCGAGGCCGACAACGCCATCGTCGAGGGGATCGCGGGCCACATCGCCGGGCTGATCCCCGACGGCGCCACCATGCAGCTGGGGATCGGCGGCATTCCCGACGCCGTTCTCAAGTACCTCTACGGCAAGAAGGACCTGGGGGTCCATTCGGAGCTGATCTCCGACGGGGTCATCGACCTGGTGGAGGCGGGGGTCCTGAACGGTTCGCGAAAGAGCATCCACAAGGGAAAGATCGTCTGCGGCTTCCTCCTGGGGACCAAACGCCTCTATGAATGGGTGAACAACAATCCCCTGGTCGAACTCCACCGCACCGAGTACGTCAACGACCCCTTCGTTGTGGCGCAGAACGAGCGCATGGTCGCCATCAACTCGGCGATCGAGGTCGACCTCACGGGCCAGGTCTGCGCCGACAGCATCGGCCCCAAGTTTCATTCGGCCGTGGGCGGACAGCTCGATTTCATTTACGGCGCATCCCGTTCCAAGGGAGGTGTGCCGATCATCGCCCTGCCGAGCACCTCACAGCTGAGGGACGGAACGGTGGTAAGTAAAATCGTTCCGATGCTGAAGCCTGGCGCAGGCGTAGTCACCAGCCGCAATCATGTCCATTTCGTCGTGACGGAGCACGGCGTGGCGGAGCTGTACGGCCGATCGGTCCGCCAGCGAACCCAGGCGCTCATCAACATTGCGCATCCCGACTTCCGCGCCGAAATCACCGAGAAGGCAAAGGAGCTGCATTACATCTAGCCAGTTTCCGGGCCGGAAACGAGGGATTTTTCGTCGTGGCAAGGAAATCAAGGGATTGCACGGAGGCGTACATCGGTACGCCGCACAAGCAAGCCCGCAGATTGAAGCCGCCATGGCGAAAAAGAACCGTTTCCGGACGGAAACTAAGGAGTGAACAGATGCACGGCGAACCTTTCGGGTACGAAAAGCCCACCTCCCTGAGGGAATTCGAATCCCTTTTCGCGGCCAGGGCCGACGAGGCGAAGATCCTGGCCGGGGGAACGGACCTCCTCGTCCTGATCAAGGAGAAGCTCCTGGCCCCCAGGCTGCTGATCGACATCTCGGATCTTCCCGAGCTGCGGGACATCCGGTTCGACCCGAACCAGGGACTCACCATCATGGCAGGGACCAAGATCGCGGAAATAGAGCGCAGCGAACTGGTCAGACGGCACGCCCCTGCCCTGGCCTTTGCCGCCTCCAACCTCGGCTCCACCCAGGTGCGGTGGATGGCGACTCTGGCCGGCAACGTCTGCCACGCCTCCCCTGCGGCGGAAACATCCCCGGTTCTGCTGGCCCACGACTGCGAATTGGTCCTCGGCAGAAAGGGGGGTGAGCGGACCCTGCCGATCAGCGGGTTTTTTCTCTCCTACCGCAAGACGGCTCTCCTGCCGGGGGAATATGTCAAGGCCTTTCGTCTGCCTCCTCTGCCCCCCCGGGCGGCCGTGGCCTACCAGCTCAAAGGGCTCAGGAGAGCCATGGAGATCGACATGCTCAACCTGGGGGCCTACCTCGAGCTCGAGCCGGACGGCGATACGGTCAAAGAGGTCCGGCTCGCCATGGGATCGATGGGCCCGACCACCTTCCGGGGGACGGACACCGAGCAGCAGCTCAAGGGGATGCGACTGGGGGAGGAATTCATCGCCGCAGCCTGCGCCGGAGTGGCCCGGGAGGCCAAGCCGATCGACGACGTACGGGCTTCGGCCGAGTATCGGACCCGGGTGATCGGTGTTCTGACGCGAAGGGCTCTCGAAGAATGCCTGGACCGCATCAAGGGGGAGGAGATCCGAGCGTGAAAAAGCTGGTTCAACTGGAGATCAATGGAGAAATTTTCGATGTGGCGGTTTCTCCCACCGCCTATCTGGTCGAGGTGATCCGGGAAACGGTCGGCCTGACCGGGACCAAGAAGGGGTGCGGCATCGGCGACTGCGGGGCCTGCACCGTCCTTATCGACGGCAAGCCGACCCTGTCGTGCCTCACGCTGGCCATCGCCTGTCAGGGCAAGGCGATCACCACCATCGAGGGGCTGAGCCAGGGGGCCGGACTCCATCCGGTGCAGAAGGCGTTCATCGACAAAGGAGCCGTCCAGTGCGGCTTCTGCACCCCGGGGATGGTTCTCTCTTCCAAGGCGCTGCTCGACGAGAACTCCACTCCGACGGAAGATGAAATCAAGTCGGCACTGGCCGGAAACCTTTGCCGCTGTACCGGTTACGCCAAAATCATCGAGGCGGTCGGTTACGCGGGGAAGCTTCTGAAGGGGGAGGTCGGAGATGAGTAAGCACGATTTTGCAGTCATAGGCAAGGGGGTCAAGCGCAAGGACGGTCCCAAGAAGGTCAAGGGAGAGCACGAGTTCGCCGACGACATTCAGTTTCCCCTGATGCTCCACGGCCGGATCAAACGCTCCGACATCGCCCACGGACGGATCGTGAAAATAGA
The Desulfuromonas sp. TF DNA segment above includes these coding regions:
- a CDS encoding acetyl-CoA hydrolase/transferase C-terminal domain-containing protein, which codes for MTAKQGGDWRALYQSRVTTAEEAIKAIESGNRVFLTGNASVPLQLLDALVKSAPELRNVEICHPLVICPADYVAPEMEGHLRVNSMFISANVRKAVNEGRADFTPVMLSEFPLLFKNGILPLDVALIHVSPPDEEGYCSMGAESGLTISAAEVAKIVIAQVNQQMPRTLGDTRMHISRMHHIVPLDTPISEHAMGAEADNAIVEGIAGHIAGLIPDGATMQLGIGGIPDAVLKYLYGKKDLGVHSELISDGVIDLVEAGVLNGSRKSIHKGKIVCGFLLGTKRLYEWVNNNPLVELHRTEYVNDPFVVAQNERMVAINSAIEVDLTGQVCADSIGPKFHSAVGGQLDFIYGASRSKGGVPIIALPSTSQLRDGTVVSKIVPMLKPGAGVVTSRNHVHFVVTEHGVAELYGRSVRQRTQALINIAHPDFRAEITEKAKELHYI
- a CDS encoding xanthine dehydrogenase family protein subunit M — its product is MHGEPFGYEKPTSLREFESLFAARADEAKILAGGTDLLVLIKEKLLAPRLLIDISDLPELRDIRFDPNQGLTIMAGTKIAEIERSELVRRHAPALAFAASNLGSTQVRWMATLAGNVCHASPAAETSPVLLAHDCELVLGRKGGERTLPISGFFLSYRKTALLPGEYVKAFRLPPLPPRAAVAYQLKGLRRAMEIDMLNLGAYLELEPDGDTVKEVRLAMGSMGPTTFRGTDTEQQLKGMRLGEEFIAAACAGVAREAKPIDDVRASAEYRTRVIGVLTRRALEECLDRIKGEEIRA
- a CDS encoding (2Fe-2S)-binding protein encodes the protein MKKLVQLEINGEIFDVAVSPTAYLVEVIRETVGLTGTKKGCGIGDCGACTVLIDGKPTLSCLTLAIACQGKAITTIEGLSQGAGLHPVQKAFIDKGAVQCGFCTPGMVLSSKALLDENSTPTEDEIKSALAGNLCRCTGYAKIIEAVGYAGKLLKGEVGDE